The Vitis vinifera cultivar Pinot Noir 40024 chromosome 18, ASM3070453v1 region TGGGATTTGATCCTTAACCTAAGATTTTGAGTAAACATGGTAGCTACCCTTAgccttaaataaaattttctaaaccTGTTCTATCAGAGATGGATACCAAAAAAAGATTGCTTTCATTGCCATCCCCAGTCAttacataaataatataaatccTTGCCTAATTGGAAGATGAAAAATGGAATAACTTTTTTGGCTTGTTTCGCAGAAGCTGCAAAATCTAGTGTTGTGGATTTGTGGGAATCCTTCTTTTAAGGAGCCTATCtaatcctctctctctctctctctctctctatatatatatatatatatataatggccTTCAACACTACTTTAATGCCCCATCCCGTACTTTCAAATATGGGAACATTTTTAATGACAAGTTGAAGCTGCTGACACAACACATAAGAGAGGAGTGTCCAAGAAGACTGTCATGCTGCATTATTTAATTATGGATGTAACAGCAACGGTGTTGAGTGTTTCCTGCAAATCAACACTGCGTTTATGCCcttattcttttattaaaattgtatTAGGAGCTTTGGCCTCTATTGAGATTCTCGTAGTATGAGTTTACATGTTTCACGATTGAGGTTAGTGCTCAACCATGACATATGCATTGTGACATTGTTAAATTGCTTAAGTAGTTGGACTAAGAAGGAAAAGAATACAAGTCCATACAAGCATCTTGCCAAATAACCCACATGAATTAATTGCAATTGGTCCAAATTCTTTTCACATGATAAAATCTTGTGAGCATCAAATTGTTGTACACCCCCAAATCTTATTACTGTGGCTTGGCAATCATCATATGCCGAAAATCAAGATATTCCATCTCACCTATTCCCAAACTAGTACATAGTTTTAAACtaagaaaagtaaaaatcaatacacttcatatatattttgtttagaatttttgtCATACAATGTAACTAAACTACTGCTTTAGAAAATAAACATTTCTATATTAAGGCTTTCTTGCAAGCAATAGCTGTCAAAttatgctttttgtttttttctcctttgttttGTATCATTTGAACCAAATTGCAAAATCAAAGGAGTTGGGAGTCAAAGAATGGCCAGCCGCCACCGGTCTAGACTGATTTTGCATTCAAAACTCAAAGCTTAgcaaataatgaaaaaacaagTCATTATTCTAGAAATTCTCTTGTGAGAGTGCcttgttgagtttttttttttttttttttgaagtgttttttttgtaatttttaaatttttataaagtattttttaacattttaaatatttttaaaaaaataattaaaaaaaaacactaccaAAGCAGTTCTGAGGCCTTGAGGGCGACAGCCATATGCGCAGTTTGACTCCACTCCCAACTGGATTTGCACAGCAGCAAGCTCATGACAACACTCCAAGCGATAACACTTTGCACATCCCTTCAACCTAATTCTCACATCTCAAGTTAGCAAGCAATAACAACAAACTCAATAATCCAAACGCGACCTCAGGCTATCTGAATCGACATTTCTGGATATGGGCTGGATCAGACTCGATTGGTTGGACCAATAGCACATCAAAATGAGTTGAACAGGAGCCCAGGCCAAGGCAGCCCAACCTCAGATTTATTTAATGTTCTCTAATCAAATATcccaataaaaaaatacatttgtttTACTATTTGGATGAATGGTACGATTAAACAATAACTATAACATAAACAATGAAGGAAAGATAGAAGGACGAGCCAAACACGGCTGAATTATATCCAAAATTGTCGATATCCCGTGGAAACTTTCTGCGTGGGTTTTGTACGTGCAAAGCACATAAATCATTCTCAAATACTGGTCATCATTCATCAAAATGCTGTCCACGGCAATAATACTCTTCTTCGTGGTGCCGATGCACCTGCTCCACGGGCAATCGAGCATCGGGAGCGTCAAATTCAGTGGCCCCGCTGCTCCAACGGCGGGATTCAATGATTCAAACAGTCAACGTGCGTGTGCAGCACAGCTGATGAAGTGGCGTGTATCGGTAATTTGGTATTGCATTATGctgtattaaatttataatataatgaatGATCACGGGAAGTTTGTTATGTTGTTCAAAGGGGAGGGGCCCACCCTAATAACTCCAATTTCCTGATAATTGATTGAATTGGGGATTCAAAGTCTTGACTTCCTCAGGGTTTTTTGGGAGATTAGGAGACTAGGAGATTCCAAAGTCAGGTTAGGGGGCTGAGTTTCTATGTGAAGGCAGACTTTCTTTTTTACATCTGTCGTTAATTGGATTGAATTCAACGAACACTTGCATCACAGGCATCAAATCTTGGATTGAGAAGGTCCCATCTAGAAAATGACTTTTAATGTAATATTAATTCACTGCTTAATCGAAATCCCTTGAAAAGAACCACCTTATCTTCTGCATATTCcatgataaaaattaattaaatagcaGAGGTTTTTAAGGGGCAGCTTGTCTTATAATCCTGTTCtctctttggtttttttaatagaaacgTAATAATTTCAAAGGCTGGTTTGAACACTCCACGCTAGAATTATTCTATTGCATATACGGTCAAGAAGTTGGGAAGAAAAAGGACAACAGAGAGGTGTGGAAAGGAGAAGAAACTCTCTACCTTGATAGATTCAATTTCCCACTGCCTCTTTGGAGTGTTTGATCTTCCTGAAGTACATTTTATGGTTTTAGTGATCAGCAGGATTTGGACACTTTTCCCAGCTTTCTCTTTCACTTTGAAAAATACGGTCTGGTTGAATGTTTCCTCAAATTACTTTGAAATTCCTGTCATCCTAAGGAATTGCAGCACTAGGATCATGCCCTTCAAATAGGGCAATTCTCCGATATGTTCCCTTTTCCTTATCAAGATACCTCCCTTCCATAGCCAAAATGGCTGATTCATCTTGATAAACTCATTGTTCATAGCTTGGAAGATTCGAATTTTTGACAtctccttcctttttctttctcagTTTCTTGCAATTCGTACAGTGTACGGAGATGATCTGTAAAACCCGTCTTCTCCTCTTCTTAGCTCTCTCCATTCTCCCCATGTACGTCATCGCTCACAGCTCAAGCAAGTGCCACCAAGAATGCGGCCACAACAAAACAGTTAAACACCGTCGTTTCCCTTTCATCGGAACCTCCTCCGCCTGCCAAATCCGTCTGAACTGCAGCACAGACGGTGACATCATGGTGGGTGAATTTCCAGTCCGGAGCATATTCCCCGAAAGCATACTGGTCAACCTGGAGGTGAGATGCAACCGCTCGATCAAATCCTTGGACCATCTCTTCAACACAAATTACGCCCCAACTACGCGTAATGGAATTTTACTGAAACACTGCAAATCACCAGCGTCAACATGCACGATCCCAACAACTAAGGTAAACACTCACTTTGAGTCGATAGATTGTGGTTCAGACAACTATAGCATAAGCTGTTATTCTGAGGAACACGAAAATGGTTTCCTCAGTCAAGCTAACGTGAGTAAAAGCCACTGTCAATATCTTTTGTCGTCCATATCCGTCGACGCCTTCAATACATCGTCGGTTGTGTTGGATGTTGGGATTGTTCAATTGGGATGGTGGCTTTTGGGTGAATGCAAATGTCACCAGGAAGCCACATGTACTGAAATCCAGACCCCGGTCGCCGGCCAGCAGGGTTTTCGGTGCAAGTGCAGGGATGGATTCGATGGTGATGGTTACCAGGCCGGAGTGGGCTGCCGGAAAGGTGAGTTCCGGTTACCtgaatttcttaattttcttcatttggtaagataattaaacataatttgaggcttaacttgattttttttgcatttgataATGGCCATCAAGgtaatttttataattgaaatttccCTCTTTATGATGCCAAATGGTATGCCCCTTATAGAATACCATAGTTCTCAAAGTCTAAGGAGAAATATAGCTAAGTCGTGATACGTAAAATATGAGTTGTAATTGTATGTAATGTggtataatttaattatttaaatgagaTGGTTGAAGTTTTTAGAAATTGTAGAGCATGGATGAGATGACGTCAGAGAACCGGGATGGACCGTTGAAAGTGGAAGGAAAACCTCTCATTAGGCCACTTAGAAAAAGCCAATCAATTGCCTTCAGACTTAACTGGCCATTGATGATGGGCCGACCTATCTTAAGTAAAGCACCTCCTACTTTTCGAGCGTGTCAGGTTATCATGATTCCCCGCTTTATGTAGCAAACTATATTGATTGGTCCTCGATATCACATGGGGCCACTCCATCATTTGGTCCCAGGTCCCACTAAATTTCATCAATTGGCTCAtaccttcaaattttatttcatcattCAGTCTACCAAGtgactttcctttttttttttttcttttgctggCCAGAAAATTGGGGTAGTTTCACCTACTGCATCTCGTGGGGGCCCTCTTGTGATATTAGGTATTAGCAACTTGTTGATAGATTTAATTGTACGGCCATCTAATGTTTGCCATTATAATGTAGGGCTTTTGAGTACATGTAACCAAATGATACATTTCATAGTAAGTGGGCGAAtcttttgtaaagaaaaattgtttGTGTTGTTATTAGCTTTCTCAATTTATAGATGCCCTCAAaggttttcattaattttaggAAGTTCTCTTATGTTGGTGTAATGGAGTGGTTTTTCTTTAAATGGTCTCTAttcctctgatttttttttgttgtgttgaCAGCCTCTTCTGGGTGCAATCCTTCTAGATACATTTCTGGCCAATGTGGAGGTCCCAGCagattttttgttttagctGGAGGTAATCTTTCTTCTCCCAAGTCCCAACTAACCGGAGAAAATTGCTAACACCATACTGTTATGCAGCTGGACAGAATCTCAAATTTGGTATGAACATTGGGTTGATGGAAATATTTAACAGAAGATTTTGTATATTTCTATGTATGTAATTTTGGGACAGGGGCGTGGCTTGCTTGTGTAGCAGCAAGCAGCAGCGAAGAAAGATCGAAATTAACTTTACTATCAAATAGACATGGATGAAAGCAtgatagaaaattaattttcacatCAAAACATTCGTTTCTAAATCTGGAATTGCCCTTTTAATCCTCAGGGATTGCTCTGATGATCAGTATCAGTGCAATATGCTGTTTTATGCGAAGATGCTTGACTTCGAAAGCTAGAAACAGCACAAGGCGGCGTCTATCTGAAGCTACGGGAAAATGCAGCATTCCTATCTACCCCTACAGAGCAATTGAGAAAGCCACGAGTAGTTTCTCTGAGAAACAAAGGCTGGGAACTGGGGCCTATGGGACAGTTTACTCAGGAAAACTCCATAACCAGTGGGTTGCCATTAAAAGGATCAAACACAGAGATACTGACAGTATTGAGGAAGTGTTGAATGAGATCAAGCTCATTTCTTCAGTGAGCCACCCGAATCTAGTCCGCCTCCTAGGGTGCTCCATAGAAAAAGGTGAACAGATACTTGTCTATGAATTCATGGCCAACGGAACATTGTCTCAGCATTTACAAAGAGAGAGAGGCAATGGGCTTGTCTGGGCAGTTCGCCTGAGCATTGCCACTCAAACCGCTCAAGCCATAGCTCATCTCCACTCTGCTCTCAACCCTCCCATATATCACAGAGATATCAAGTCTAGCAACATACTCTTAGATCACAACTTCATCCCTAAGCTTGCAGATTTTGGTCTTTCAAGACTTGGTATGGCTGAATCCTCCCACATCTCAACCGCCCCTCAGGGAACGCCTGGGTACCTTGATCCTCAGTACCATCAGAACTTCCATCTCTCGGATAAAAGTGATGTTTATAGCTTTGGAGTAGTTCTTGTGGAGATAATAACAGCATTAAAAGTGGTGGACTTTTCTCGGCCTCAGAATGAGGTGAATCTGGCTGCGCTCGCTATTGACAGGATTGGTAAGGGGCGTTTAGATGAGATAATAGATCCATTCCTAGAGCCCCACAGGGATGCTTGGAGCCTTTCTTCTCTGCACAAGGTGGCGGAACTGGCATTCAGATGCCTTGCATTTCACAGGGACATGAGACCTTCTATGATGGAAGTGGCAGCTGAGCTTGAGCAAATTAAACTTTGTAAATGGGCAACTTCAGAGGACAACATGTGCACAGCTTCATCAGAGACATCCTCCTGCTCTTCCTCATCTAATGTAAGCGAGATACCGCTTAGCATGACAGTTGAAAAAGGTGGATTGGGTAGCGAAGGTCTATTTGTGCTTCCTACTAAGGTGATTAGTATGAATTCATTGGGCAGATTGAAGGATACTTCACCTGTTTCAGTGCAGGATCCATGGTTAAGCGGACAGAGTTCACCCTCATCCAACAGTTTGCTGAGTAATATAATTCAGCGACATGCATAAAAACTACTCTTATAACTTCAACCTCATCCTGTAAATATATACCATCAAGGTAGATTAATTTACAGTACAGTTTTGTATGCTTGTGGATCCATTCGTTTGTTTCTatgtttgttttctatttttcctagTACTGATCCTTTAGTACTATGGTGCACAAATGGCTGTCATTTAATGGGCTTGAATGCGCCCACAGATCATTCAAATGATTAACAGAGATGTGGACAGAACATAAGCCCGCTGTATGGACGTACTGCCAACCGACCATTTCTTCCAGGCCATCACCAATCATAGAGAGCTGGAGGTCCAGTATTTTGTACATTTCACGATATgaatttcttctctctctctcttttatggTACTAAAAAAAGGATCAAGTTTTTATTAGGAAAAAGCATGTTTATGGTACTAAAAAAATGATCTAAGGGCTTGTTTCTCTTCGGcatttaagaattgttttctgatcttgaaaacaaaaaacgtaaaaaatttatttggggAAGAAgtgtgtgtttttgttttttttgtgtttcctttattatcaaaaaccattttttataataataaaaaaatgttttcatcgTTTTTTCACTATTCAAATAATagatcattttttatgttttctctattttcttagctattttttgtgttttcacaaAGATGAACTTCACCCAACCGCCGCACCTTCAACCGTaaaccattttttcttctttaaattattgaagTTAATATATTTACACATGGTGACAAAGTCAttatttgtttaagaaaattataattggtataaaatttttaaaatagaataatttttttttaatttaaatgaattgtacatatgaaaattatttatatatttataatatcaagttaatggaagaaaacattttattaattaaaaaaataactttcaaacatgttttttgttttatttattctaaaaaaaattattaattcaatcaaacatgtttttttttttttagaacaaaaattgttttctaaaatttagttcctaaatgtaatttttctttttcaaaaacataaaaaattattttcaaaaactattttttagaacaatttttaaaaacaacatcTAGGACATAAGTTTTTATTAGGAAAAAGCATGTTTCTTGAATAGTTGATCTCCAGTAGCTAAGCTACATAAATCAGACAGCGATATATCCATTTGTCTCCATATATTCATACCTATATATGTACATCAACACTAGCCATTAAAAGATTGAAGCAGGAACGTACAacaagtagatttttttttttggcatctTTCCATTATAAAGTTTGTACCAAATATGAGCTTGGTACACTGAGAATTCACTTTCTTCATTCTGGAACGTTTCCTTCGGTTTTATCTCCTTTCACGAGTCCACGTGTCATCTTCTCAGTGGAATGGATTTATAACAATTTATAACAGAAAATGTGCTATTGAATGTTAACAACTATATTTACATGGTCATAGCTATCTATACGTGTTCTTATGTACATGGATTAATGTTTGTGTTCATAAGAACACGAATTAATGTTCGTGTCCATTAGAACATGACTTACCCCGTATTTATAAGAACATGGATTATTGCCCATGTTCATAAGAACACGGATTATTGCTCGTGTCCATAAAAATATGGATAGTTCGTTTTGCTATTATGTCCACTTTAGATTAACGAATTTATTGTTGATCTAACTCTATGTACTTCTTAGGATTTATACTAATCTAGAAAACTCGAGATTATCCTCAATTCATTCTAAGGATGACTCAAATAAATATGACTAAGTTTGTTTAGGGGATTTTATTGACAGAAAGAAATTGAtgagagaaaaacattttttgcttttatttagaGTCACAAATTGTATACAAAAAGTAACATATAAGATGATTAAGGTggtctttattttttaaatcaattttaatattttaaataatttgtttttaacctttttttttcccttattacttattcaaaaaaatttgattgaaaaaaaaaccaaaatattttattttttttactaaatattaaaaataacttcttcAACCAATCAAAACACAATCTCAATATCGTCTTTGTAGTAGCAATATTTaattcttaatacttaaaaaaataaaaaataaataacttaatatttaatattattaagttgtatttataattaaatttaatttaatttaaataaaaataaccaaacACCGTCTAAGATTATCTTATTTATGTGGTTGTTGTTCCATTATTTTGTATATActtttatttatgtatatagTTGATAATtgatctaaattttattatattaaatatcaaatagatACTTAAAATTTTGCACATATTAACATGTAATGGTA contains the following coding sequences:
- the LOC100855306 gene encoding wall-associated receptor kinase-like 14 — protein: MICKTRLLLFLALSILPMYVIAHSSSKCHQECGHNKTVKHRRFPFIGTSSACQIRLNCSTDGDIMVGEFPVRSIFPESILVNLEVRCNRSIKSLDHLFNTNYAPTTRNGILLKHCKSPASTCTIPTTKVNTHFESIDCGSDNYSISCYSEEHENGFLSQANVSKSHCQYLLSSISVDAFNTSSVVLDVGIVQLGWWLLGECKCHQEATCTEIQTPVAGQQGFRCKCRDGFDGDGYQAGVGCRKASSGCNPSRYISGQCGGPSRFFVLAGGIALMISISAICCFMRRCLTSKARNSTRRRLSEATGKCSIPIYPYRAIEKATSSFSEKQRLGTGAYGTVYSGKLHNQWVAIKRIKHRDTDSIEEVLNEIKLISSVSHPNLVRLLGCSIEKGEQILVYEFMANGTLSQHLQRERGNGLVWAVRLSIATQTAQAIAHLHSALNPPIYHRDIKSSNILLDHNFIPKLADFGLSRLGMAESSHISTAPQGTPGYLDPQYHQNFHLSDKSDVYSFGVVLVEIITALKVVDFSRPQNEVNLAALAIDRIGKGRLDEIIDPFLEPHRDAWSLSSLHKVAELAFRCLAFHRDMRPSMMEVAAELEQIKLCKWATSEDNMCTASSETSSCSSSSNVSEIPLSMTVEKGGLGSEGLFVLPTKVISMNSLGRLKDTSPVSVQDPWLSGQSSPSSNSLLSNIIQRHA